A region of Streptomyces sp. R44 DNA encodes the following proteins:
- a CDS encoding DUF58 domain-containing protein, translating into MALTGRTALLAALGSLPVGILAPSWTGMLAVNAPLSLAILCDYALAAPVRRLQFTRSGDTSVRLGDGAEVQLTVSNPSRRRLRAQLRDAWPPSSWVPGTEQASSRRRLTVPAGERRRLTTSLRPTRRGDRHAVRITVRSFGPLGLAARQGHHEVPWTVRVLPPFTSRKHLPSRLARLRELDGRTSVLTRGEGTEFDSLREYVPGDDTRSIDWRATARQTAVAVRTWRPERDRHILIVLDTGRTSAGRVGDVPRLDASMDAALLLTALASRAGDRVDLLAYDRRLRAQVQGRSAGDVLPAVVNALAPLEPELVETDARGLAATALARAPRRSLIVLLTSLDAAPIEEGLLPVLPQLAQRHTVLVASVADPHVTRMAEARGTIEAVYEAAAATQTQSQRARTADQLQRHGVTVVDATPDTLAPALADAYLALKAAGRL; encoded by the coding sequence ATGGCCCTCACCGGACGAACCGCGCTGCTCGCCGCCCTCGGATCGCTCCCCGTCGGCATCCTCGCCCCCAGCTGGACGGGGATGCTTGCGGTGAACGCGCCTCTCTCCCTCGCAATTCTGTGCGACTACGCCTTGGCGGCGCCAGTACGAAGGCTCCAATTCACCCGAAGTGGTGATACATCCGTTCGACTCGGTGACGGAGCCGAAGTCCAGCTCACCGTCAGCAACCCCTCCCGCCGGCGCCTCCGCGCCCAGCTCCGCGACGCCTGGCCGCCCAGCAGCTGGGTCCCCGGCACCGAGCAGGCCTCCTCGCGCCGCCGGCTGACCGTCCCCGCCGGCGAGCGCCGCCGCCTCACCACGAGCCTGCGCCCGACCCGCCGCGGGGACCGCCACGCGGTACGGATCACGGTCCGCTCCTTCGGCCCTCTCGGGCTCGCGGCCCGCCAGGGCCACCACGAGGTCCCCTGGACCGTCCGGGTCCTGCCGCCCTTCACCAGCCGCAAGCACCTGCCGTCCCGCCTGGCCCGGCTCCGCGAGCTCGACGGCCGCACCAGCGTGCTCACCCGCGGCGAGGGCACGGAGTTCGACAGCCTCCGCGAGTACGTCCCCGGGGACGACACCCGCTCCATCGACTGGCGGGCCACGGCCCGCCAGACCGCCGTCGCGGTCCGCACCTGGCGCCCCGAGCGCGACCGGCACATCCTGATCGTCCTCGACACCGGTCGCACCTCGGCGGGCCGCGTCGGCGACGTGCCGCGTCTGGACGCCTCGATGGACGCGGCTCTCCTCCTCACCGCTCTCGCCTCCCGCGCCGGTGACCGCGTGGACCTGCTGGCCTACGACCGGCGGCTCCGCGCCCAGGTCCAGGGCCGTTCCGCCGGCGACGTGCTCCCGGCCGTGGTCAACGCTCTCGCCCCGCTGGAGCCCGAACTGGTGGAGACGGACGCGCGCGGCCTGGCCGCGACGGCTCTGGCACGCGCTCCACGCCGCTCGCTGATCGTCCTCCTGACGAGCCTCGACGCGGCCCCGATCGAGGAGGGCCTCCTCCCGGTCCTCCCGCAGCTCGCCCAGCGCCACACGGTCCTGGTGGCCTCCGTGGCCGACCCGCACGTCACGCGCATGGCCGAGGCCCGAGGCACCATCGAGGCCGTCTACGAGGCAGCAGCGGCCACACAGACCCAGTCCCAGCGCGCCCGTACCGCGGACCAGCTCCAGCGCCACGGCGTCACGGTCGTCGACGCCACCCCCGACACCCTCGCCCCCGCCCTGGCAGACGCCTACCTGGCCCTGAAAGCAGCCGGCCGCCTCTGA